TTGGGGTATGTTGATTGGTAGAACCTGGTGAGGAGTGCGGCGGGAGGGAGAGGCGCCGGGGCTCAGTCCTCGTCGGGGTGACGGTGGAGCTCCATCCAGTCGGTGGCGAAGTCGACCAGGGTGGGTTGGTGGATGAGGCGCGCGGTGGCGCCGCCGATCGTCGCGATGTGGAGGGTAGGGGAGGCGTGGGCGGCTTCGAAGTCGCGGCCCAGACGCGGGAAGTCGTCGGTGTCCAGGGCCAGCATCGGGTAGGAGACCCAGGCGCGCTGGCCGTCGACGAGCATGGCGCAGCCCTCGGAGATGGTGGATTTGGCGGGGAAGTCGGCGCGGTGTTCGGCCAGGTGCAGCGAGGTGTTGCGCTCGTGGCCAACGCCCAGCAGGAGCACGTGGCCGTCGAGATCGTAGTGGCGAGCCAGGGGGGAGGTTTCGCCGAACTCGTGGAGGAGGGGGTGGTGGTCGACGAGCGTGGCGGCGGCCGGGCCCAGCGCGGCAAAGGAGCCCACCGGGTGGGGGCTGCGGCGGGCGTCGGGGCAGGTGCGTACCAGTTCGGCGAGCTGGCCCATGAGGTTGGAGGGGGTGCGTTGGGGGTCGAAAGCGGGGGTGTGGTCGCGGATGGTTTGAACCCAGTCGGCGGGGACGGGAGGGTTTTCCCAGCGGGCCGGGTCGGTGTTGAAGGAGGTGTGGGTGGGGACCATCAGGGTGCCCTGAGGGCCGATGGCGTCGAGGAGGGCCAGGAGCAGGGTCTGGGCGCCGCCGACGATGAAGCCGATGCGGCGCATGGAGCAGTGCACCAAGAGGTTCATGCCCGGGGTCAGGCCGAGGGCGCGCAGCTCGCTGGCGAGGGAGTCGCGGGTATGAGGGTGAGGGGTGCGACGGATGAGGGCGGCCTGGGACATCGCG
This window of the Lujinxingia litoralis genome carries:
- a CDS encoding aminoglycoside N(3)-acetyltransferase, whose protein sequence is MSQAALIRRTPHPHTRDSLASELRALGLTPGMNLLVHCSMRRIGFIVGGAQTLLLALLDAIGPQGTLMVPTHTSFNTDPARWENPPVPADWVQTIRDHTPAFDPQRTPSNLMGQLAELVRTCPDARRSPHPVGSFAALGPAAATLVDHHPLLHEFGETSPLARHYDLDGHVLLLGVGHERNTSLHLAEHRADFPAKSTISEGCAMLVDGQRAWVSYPMLALDTDDFPRLGRDFEAAHASPTLHIATIGGATARLIHQPTLVDFATDWMELHRHPDED